The Setaria viridis chromosome 9, Setaria_viridis_v4.0, whole genome shotgun sequence sequence TCGTGCAGGCCCTGTGCTACCCGCTCGCGACGTGCGCCGCGGCGCGCCACGACCGCGcgcgcgtcgtcgccgccggtgcgTTCCTCTGGGCCGTGGCCACGCTGCTCGTCGGCGCCTCGGGCACATTTCTCCAGGTGACCAGTCACCGCCGCGTGTTGTTTCGCGCGTCCCCTCCACCGGCTGACAAGCGGGCCTCCCAAACAGTTTTTTCCGTTGGGTTTTTCAGTTCCTGTTAGAGCGCGCGTTAATTACCTGAATGAAGGGTGTAAGCCTGTAATTAGAGGAGCTCTGTTGCAGATGGCGTTGGCCAGGGGCTTCAACGGCGTCGGGCTGGCGCTGGTGGTGCCGGCGATCTACTCCCTGGTGGCCGACTACAGCGACGACGCCACGCGTGGCTTGGCGTTCGGGTGGGTGGTGATGGCGCAAAGCATGGGCCACGCCGCGGGGAACTCCCTCGGCGTGCTGCTCGCGGCCACGAGCTTCGTCGGCGTCCCAGGCTGGCGGCTGGCGTTCTACGTCCTCGCGCTCGTCAGCGCCTCGCTCGCCGCCCTGACATGGCTCCTCGGCGCCGACCCCCGCCCAAGCACCGGGAaggcgacggccgcggccgcgctggCCCAGCTCGTCCGGGAAGCCAGGGACGTGGTGCGGGTGCCGACGTTCCAGATCATCGTGGCGCAGGGCGTGGCCGGGACCATCCCGTGGTCGGCGCTCAGTTTCGCCGCCATGTGGCTGGAGCTCGTGGGGTTCACGCACTGGCAGACCACGCTGATCACCAACCTCAACAGCCTCGCCAACGCGCTCGGCGCGCTGTTCGCAGGGTTCGTCGGGGACCCGCTGGCGCTGCGGTTCCCCAACACGGGGAGGATCGCGCTGGCACAGGTGTGCACCGCGTCCACCGTCCCGCTCTCCGCCGTCCTGCTGCTCGGGCTCCCCGACGACCCAACGGCCGGGGCTGCGTACGCCGCCGCATTCTTCATCTTGGGCTTCGCCATGTCCTGGTGCCCCGTCGCCACCAACAAGTAAGCTAATAGCCAGCGGTAATGTTGATCCATCTGGCACCTCGATCGCTCACCCCGCCGTCTCTTTGCAGCCCAATCTTCGCGGAGATCGTGCCAGAGAAGGCGAGGACGACGGTGTACGCGATGGACAGGTGCTTCGAGTCGGTGTTCGCCTCGttcgcgccgccgctcgtggGCATCCTGGCGGAGCGCGTGTTCGGGTACCAGCCGGGGGCGTCCGGCACGAGCGTGGACGTCGACAGGGAGAACGCCGCCGCGCTGGGCAAGGCTGTGTTCGCGGAGATCGCGGTGCCAATCACCGTGTGCTGCCTCACCTACTCCGCGCTGTACTGGACTTACCCCGCGGACAGGCAGCGGGCGCAGATGGCCGCTCTGCAGGCGGCAGCGGAGGACCAGGACTGCGACTGCGAAGCAAGTGTAGTTGCCAACGCTACTACTGCAGCAGATGGCTTGAATCAGGCGCTACTAACCGGGAACAGAGAAGCAAATTCTGCAGAGTAATGCATGCCTCCATGTAGAACCACTTCAGCTTTCAGGGAATATCTTCTTTTTTGAAAGACAGCTTTCAGGGAATATCTTCATGGGGCACGCACAGTTTCAAATGTTGTATATACATATAGGGGAGGTATTTTACTCCAGAACATCGTATGTGTACAATTGTAAAGATATaaaaaagtactccctccatcccaaattactattcgttttggctttcctAGGTATATAACTTTtgttacgtatctagacatattaTGTATGTAGGtgtatagcaaaagctatgtatgtagaaaaacaacaaatagtaatttgggacggaggtaTTATATTAACTACAGCAGTGTTTAAAGTCAACGTAACTGGTTGAGGTTTGGTATCTGAGCATCTGTTCAACGATGAAACATGGCTGGGACATGTATTGGTACTTGCCGATCGAGTAGTACACCATACTGGCAAAGGGCTGGACAAGAGAATGAAACAACCCTAAAATAACATTTCTGTTCTGGAGACTGAGAGTAAACTTAACATGAAACAATTATTTTGGAATAGCTTTGTTCTAGAATCTGATAAGTCATGGACTCAACCATCCATCCATTATTGCAAGTCTTAAAAAGGTgctaaacaaaacaaaagaatagCAAAACATATAAAATGAGTTCGTGACGCAAAAACTAAGCAGAAAGCCTATTTGAACTCCACCCATGGCTTACGAAGATCTCCATAACCGTTGTCTACAAAATATGATACGGCCAATTTCATCATTGTCCAGCTTCCTTTCTTCTACAATAATGTTCAAAAATGAATCCGACAAGCAGCCTTGTATTTAAGAATATATCCTCTTTCTTAAAAAATAATA is a genomic window containing:
- the LOC117839769 gene encoding uncharacterized protein gives rise to the protein MGSSEARRRWTLALVTAAALLERADEALLPAVYREVGAALGASPTALGSLTLCRAVVQALCYPLATCAAARHDRARVVAAGAFLWAVATLLVGASGTFLQMALARGFNGVGLALVVPAIYSLVADYSDDATRGLAFGWVVMAQSMGHAAGNSLGVLLAATSFVGVPGWRLAFYVLALVSASLAALTWLLGADPRPSTGKATAAAALAQLVREARDVVRVPTFQIIVAQGVAGTIPWSALSFAAMWLELVGFTHWQTTLITNLNSLANALGALFAGFVGDPLALRFPNTGRIALAQVCTASTVPLSAVLLLGLPDDPTAGAAYAAAFFILGFAMSWCPVATNNPIFAEIVPEKARTTVYAMDRCFESVFASFAPPLVGILAERVFGYQPGASGTSVDVDRENAAALGKAVFAEIAVPITVCCLTYSALYWTYPADRQRAQMAALQAAAEDQDCDCEASVVANATTAADGLNQALLTGNREANSAE